A stretch of the Glutamicibacter sp. JL.03c genome encodes the following:
- a CDS encoding Gfo/Idh/MocA family protein gives MNEQRTIGVGLISVGWMGKLHARAYSSVPYVYPELGLKPRLVVAADTEQSRVDYAVQTLGFERGTLDYHEVLADPEVDVVSICAPNFLHAEIAIAAANAGKHFWIEKPAGRSLAETQSIEQAVARNGVETSVGFNYRHAPAIERARQLVCEGRLGDITNVRASFLAGYAADPRAALSWRFNRELAGSGVLADLLSHAADLCRHVVGSIQGISASTNVMIPSRPKLSMGQGTHFDLIEGGEMGEVENEDYAAALVRFSPEGLARRAIGTIEASRVAVGPQCGYRLEIFGTEGSVKWDFERMNELEVVLGRNNEEQGFTTVIGSPRHGEYSRFQPGPGNAMGFDDLKTIEAKKFLVAVCGGEKSNSTIADAVAAAALVEAAEISAATGGWQSVGQPVQS, from the coding sequence ATGAACGAACAGCGCACCATCGGTGTTGGGCTGATTTCGGTCGGTTGGATGGGCAAGCTGCATGCTCGGGCGTACAGTTCCGTGCCCTACGTCTACCCGGAACTGGGCCTCAAGCCGCGACTGGTTGTGGCTGCGGACACCGAGCAGTCGCGGGTGGACTATGCAGTGCAGACGCTGGGCTTCGAGCGTGGAACCCTGGATTACCACGAGGTGCTGGCGGACCCTGAGGTGGACGTGGTCTCGATTTGCGCGCCGAACTTCCTGCACGCCGAGATAGCGATCGCTGCGGCGAACGCTGGAAAGCACTTCTGGATCGAAAAGCCAGCTGGACGCAGCTTGGCCGAGACGCAGTCCATTGAACAAGCTGTGGCGCGCAATGGGGTGGAGACGTCCGTGGGCTTCAATTACCGCCACGCCCCAGCCATCGAGCGAGCACGCCAGCTGGTGTGCGAGGGCCGGTTAGGGGACATCACCAACGTCCGCGCCAGCTTCCTTGCCGGGTACGCCGCCGATCCGCGGGCCGCCCTGTCGTGGCGCTTCAATCGGGAGCTGGCGGGCAGCGGCGTGCTTGCGGACCTCCTCAGCCACGCTGCGGATCTGTGCCGCCATGTAGTTGGATCCATCCAGGGAATTTCCGCGTCAACGAATGTCATGATTCCCTCCCGCCCTAAATTGTCGATGGGCCAGGGCACGCACTTCGATCTGATCGAAGGCGGTGAAATGGGGGAGGTTGAAAATGAGGACTATGCCGCGGCGCTGGTGCGTTTCAGCCCCGAGGGCCTGGCCCGCCGGGCGATCGGGACGATCGAGGCCTCCCGCGTTGCCGTCGGGCCGCAGTGCGGCTACCGATTGGAGATCTTCGGCACCGAAGGATCGGTCAAGTGGGATTTCGAGCGCATGAATGAGCTGGAGGTGGTTCTGGGCCGCAACAACGAGGAGCAGGGGTTCACTACCGTCATCGGCTCGCCAAGGCATGGCGAATATTCCCGCTTCCAGCCCGGACCTGGCAACGCCATGGGCTTTGACGACTTGAAAACCATTGAAGCGAAGAAGTTCCTGGTGGCCGTGTGCGGCGGGGAGAAGTCCAACTCCACCATTGCCGACGCCGTGGCTGCCGCCGCCCTGGTTGAGGCGGCGGAGATATCGGCGGCCACCGGCGGCTGGCAGTCTGTGGGCCAGCCCGTCCAGAGCTGA
- a CDS encoding LacI family DNA-binding transcriptional regulator produces MSQMPSRRPTIRDVAKHAGVSKSLVSLVLSDPSKVSSLRRSRVEDSIRELGYQPNLAARSLVAENRHAIGVVLGELHNPWVLEVAEVAREALQAAGFDVLFSAAAIHDGRGIGPAEPQALRDLRVSGLLVLGSADDTASFETAFGETPAVFVGSGRELQANTAVVSVDDEQGFGLVMDHLVAGGNQRIAHVSGGPGPVSAQREAAYHRAMQRHGLRQHVRVVEAGPSLNAGYDAVAQLLASGARPDALACFNDLCAFGAIQALDEAGASAAVTGYDNISLSSLKRISLTSVDSDFQDLGRSSARLLLQLMRNPEGKYARQLTISPRLVVRSSSAGNAHFPDEPAIGAPLVE; encoded by the coding sequence ATGTCGCAGATGCCAAGCCGCCGCCCCACGATCCGTGATGTCGCCAAGCATGCGGGGGTCTCCAAGTCCCTGGTGTCCCTGGTCCTCTCGGACCCGAGCAAGGTCAGCTCACTGAGGCGTTCACGGGTTGAGGACTCGATCCGTGAACTCGGCTACCAGCCCAATTTGGCGGCGCGATCCCTGGTCGCCGAGAATCGCCACGCCATTGGCGTGGTTTTGGGGGAACTGCACAATCCCTGGGTGCTCGAGGTTGCCGAGGTGGCGCGTGAGGCGCTGCAGGCGGCCGGTTTTGATGTGCTGTTCAGCGCCGCCGCCATTCACGATGGCCGGGGCATCGGACCGGCCGAGCCGCAGGCACTGCGGGACCTGCGGGTGAGCGGGTTGCTGGTGCTGGGTTCGGCCGACGATACCGCCAGCTTCGAAACCGCATTCGGCGAGACCCCGGCCGTGTTCGTGGGCAGCGGGCGCGAGCTCCAGGCGAACACGGCTGTGGTATCCGTAGACGATGAGCAGGGCTTTGGCTTGGTCATGGACCATCTGGTTGCTGGCGGGAACCAGCGGATAGCCCACGTTTCAGGGGGCCCGGGGCCGGTATCCGCCCAGCGTGAAGCTGCCTATCACCGGGCCATGCAGCGGCACGGGCTGCGCCAGCACGTGCGGGTCGTGGAGGCCGGTCCGAGCCTTAACGCTGGCTACGACGCCGTGGCGCAACTGCTGGCATCCGGTGCGCGCCCCGACGCGCTGGCCTGTTTCAACGACTTGTGCGCCTTTGGCGCAATCCAGGCACTGGATGAGGCTGGGGCGAGCGCCGCGGTGACAGGCTACGACAATATTTCCTTGTCATCTTTAAAACGGATTTCCCTCACCAGCGTTGATTCCGATTTCCAGGATCTCGGCCGCAGCAGTGCGCGCCTGCTGCTTCAGCTGATGCGCAACCCGGAGGGTAAATATGCACGTCAACTAACAATTTCGCCGCGACTGGTAGTGCGCTCTTCATCCGCGGGGAATGCGCACTTTCCAGACGAGCCAGCCATTGGTGCCCCTCTAGTGGAATGA